Within the Romeriopsis navalis LEGE 11480 genome, the region GGAGGATGTCAAATCCGAAGTCTGTCAGTGGGAAATTAACTACGCGCTGGAGAATAATAAGCGGTTAGCGCCTGTGATGTATCGCGACTGTGCGGCGATGCTTGATAAGCAAGGAAACTTTGGCCGGGTAGACTGGTCGGGCTTACTCCGTCTTGCCTGTGAGCGCCTCCATCACTGTCCTTTGCTGAATGCACCAGAAACTATGGAGAAAGGGGAAGAGATCGTCAAAATTGGTCAGGATGCGGAAGCCGCCTGCAATCGTCGCCCATGACTCATAAGTCGATGAACGATAACAATTGGCAATCAGCCGTGACTCAATCCGGAGGCAGCCGAATTGCTGTCCTCAAAATTGCGGCGTTAAGGGCCTGCAGCAATTTCAGCACCCTCAATCCGATCGACCATGCTGTGATGGGTACAACTAGATCAGCGATCATTTAAGCCGATTTAGTCTCAACTTATGTGATATTTACCCCAGTGCTATTTTTGATCAGAGGGAAAAACCGATAGGATAGAACAGCATTAAATTATATCTACCAACTAGTTTTTTTATCTCTAGAGTGTTTTACAATTCCATCATTGTGGATCAATTATTTAACTGGCAAACAAGGAAGAGTTAAGCAATGCCGACTCAAAATTCCTTAAGCCTTGATATTGAACAGGGTGCTGCTCAAAACGAAATCTTCATTTCTTACTCCCGGCGCGATCGTGACTTCGCGGAAATGCTGAGTGCGGCTTTGCAGCAAAGTGGTCGTGATCCCTGGATTGACTGGTCCGATATTCATCCAACCGAAGATTGGTGGATGGCGATCGAAGCCGGGATTGACTCAGCCACTACATTTCTGTTTGTCATTAGTCCCGATTCGATCGACTCGCAGGTTTGCCAGAAAGAAATTGAATATGCCGTCCAAAACAATAAGCGGCTAGTGCCATTACTGTGGCGTGAAGGATTCAACTTAGAAGCCGTACATCCCGCAATTTCTCGGCATAATTGGCTTTCATTTCAGGAATCGGTGGATTTTGAAGTCGCATTTCAGTCCTTAATCACTGCTCTCGATACCGATCTTAGTTATCTTCGAGCCCATACGCGGCTATTGGTCCGAGCAAAGGAGTGGCGACATAAGCTCAGTGATAGCAGCTTTTTGCTCCGGGGAAATGATTTATTAGCGGCGGAAGAATGGCTCGAGCAGAGTGCCTCGAAACAGCCCACACCCACCCGACTGCAATGCGATTATATCAACGCAAGTCGATCGGACGAACTCGATCGTCAGGCCGTTGAACTTCGGTTACGCCGCATGTCCCCCCAGCAATACCGGAATCGGCAGGCGCTGTTGAGCAAGGTGCGGAACTATTGGATTAAAGGCGTTTTAGAAAATTCATTGCAGGATCGACTCCTGATGGAATTAGGCATGGAACTCCGGGCCGAGGCCGTGAATCAGCCCTGGTACACCACAACTAACAACTTCGAGCAGCCACCTCAACCTCTCCCACTCGGAACCAGTATCAGTACATTATTTGAACAGTTGGGAGAAGGCAAGACATTGCTAATTCTGGGCGAACCTGGAGCTGGAAAAACCACAACGCTACTCAAATTGACACAAGATTTGCTCATTCAGGCAGAACAAGAAATTGATGATCGCACGCCCGTCGTATTTAATCTTGCTTCCTGGACAAGTTATAAACAATCGATCGCCGATTGGCTGATTGATGAATTAAATGGTAAATATCAAATTCCAAAACTAATTGCTAAATCGTTAATCGAAACGCAGCAGCTGTTTTTATTGCTGGATGGACTCGATGAAGTAAAACCAGAAAATCGGGATAATTGTATCCTTGCCTTAAATGATTTTCAGCAGCAGTATGGAGCTGAGATGGTTGTCTGTTGCCGGGTTCAAGACTATGAGCGACTAACTAATCGACTCAATTTTCAGCAAGCCGTTCTTGTACGATCGCTCACGATCGCACAAATCTATGACTATTTAGATGGAACGGGTTCAGCATTGTCGGGTCTCAGGCTTTTGATTGAGCGGGATAGTGTTTTACAAGAGTTGGCTCGATCGCCACTGATGTTGCACATTATGGCGTTGGTATATCAAGGGCAGTCCAGCGATGAGCTACCGAATCTGAATTTGGAAGACCAGCGACAATACTTATTTAGGGCTTTTATTGCACAAATGTTGCAGCGACGCAGCCATACTGATTGCTACTCAAAACCGCAGGTAATACATTACTTGACTTGGCTATCTCAGAAAATGCTGCAGGATTCACGTAGCGTTTTTCTGATCGAAAACTTACAACTTACTTGGTTAACGAATGCAACTCAGCAAAGAGTCTATCGGATGATTGTTTTGGCTATCGTCGGTATGCTGTGTGGTGTGGCTAGTGGGCTATTAAGTCGGATTATGAATTACGGTCTCAGCGATCCTTGGTTCAATTTTCTGATGGGAATCATTGCTGGCACAATTACTGGCAGTACCGTTGGCTTTCTGCCTCAGGTCCGCTCTAAATGGTTATTTTCTACAATTGCCACAATAGTCGCGGGGATATTATTTGGGATATTGGGACAAATGACTCACTGTTTTCTCCCACTGAGTATGCTGCTATTTGCCCTGATTTGTGGAATTGTCTTTTTCCGACTACATGATCCAGTGATTGAGTCAGCGGATGCGATCAAATGGTCATGGTCAACTGGCAAGCAGCAATTCCTAACTGGGATGTTATGGGGATTGCTAGCTGGAGGTGGATTACTGATTAGTAATTGGTTGCTCCATACTTTTGACCTCCGTGAGCGCTTACTCAGCAGCATTTTAGATGAGTGGGATGGCAGCTTTTTGATTAAATTCTTATGTAAGAAAATATCGTTGGTTCGCCCTGACATTTTTCTGGGTTTGTTGGCATTGGGTATTTTTGTTGGGTTAATGATTGCACTCATTTTAGGCTTTAGGAAAATTTCTGAGGTTGAAAGTCGCACAATTCCCAATCATGGGGTTTGGAAATCAGTTAGGAATATTGGTGTTTTAGTTTCGATCGGATTTAGCTTATCGTTCGTTATTAGCTTCGCCTTTTGGCTAATTTATTATGCCACTGGACATGAGGCTTCCCAGGTAATCTGGTGGATGTACTATGGCAAAGCACTTTCAGATGGTGTGTTATTTAGTCTGAATGTTGCATGTTTAGTGGGTATCTTGAGTTTTTTGGCGGGTGGGGAATCTTCCGGCTTGGTGGCGCTACAGCATGTAATTCTTCGAATTCTCCTATGGAGGAACCAGAATATTCCCTGGAACTATGCGAAATTCTTGGATTATGCCGCAAAGCGAATTTTGTTAAAGAAAGTGGGCGGTGGCTATATTTTCATTCATCGATCGTTATTGGAGCATTTTGCCCAGATGCAAG harbors:
- a CDS encoding TIR domain-containing protein, with product MPTQNSLSLDIEQGAAQNEIFISYSRRDRDFAEMLSAALQQSGRDPWIDWSDIHPTEDWWMAIEAGIDSATTFLFVISPDSIDSQVCQKEIEYAVQNNKRLVPLLWREGFNLEAVHPAISRHNWLSFQESVDFEVAFQSLITALDTDLSYLRAHTRLLVRAKEWRHKLSDSSFLLRGNDLLAAEEWLEQSASKQPTPTRLQCDYINASRSDELDRQAVELRLRRMSPQQYRNRQALLSKVRNYWIKGVLENSLQDRLLMELGMELRAEAVNQPWYTTTNNFEQPPQPLPLGTSISTLFEQLGEGKTLLILGEPGAGKTTTLLKLTQDLLIQAEQEIDDRTPVVFNLASWTSYKQSIADWLIDELNGKYQIPKLIAKSLIETQQLFLLLDGLDEVKPENRDNCILALNDFQQQYGAEMVVCCRVQDYERLTNRLNFQQAVLVRSLTIAQIYDYLDGTGSALSGLRLLIERDSVLQELARSPLMLHIMALVYQGQSSDELPNLNLEDQRQYLFRAFIAQMLQRRSHTDCYSKPQVIHYLTWLSQKMLQDSRSVFLIENLQLTWLTNATQQRVYRMIVLAIVGMLCGVASGLLSRIMNYGLSDPWFNFLMGIIAGTITGSTVGFLPQVRSKWLFSTIATIVAGILFGILGQMTHCFLPLSMLLFALICGIVFFRLHDPVIESADAIKWSWSTGKQQFLTGMLWGLLAGGGLLISNWLLHTFDLRERLLSSILDEWDGSFLIKFLCKKISLVRPDIFLGLLALGIFVGLMIALILGFRKISEVESRTIPNHGVWKSVRNIGVLVSIGFSLSFVISFAFWLIYYATGHEASQVIWWMYYGKALSDGVLFSLNVACLVGILSFLAGGESSGLVALQHVILRILLWRNQNIPWNYAKFLDYAAKRILLKKVGGGYIFIHRSLLEHFAQMQDELH